One Fretibacterium sp. OH1220_COT-178 genomic window carries:
- the dnaX gene encoding DNA polymerase III subunit gamma/tau, with translation MGVSLYRQYRPQRFSEVSGQSAATEILTRSLAGSRVGHAYLFSGPRGCGKTTVARILAKALNCLAPVAEEPCCECRNCQAISAGESLDVVEIDGASNNSVDEVRELKTHVALAPFSSKYKVYIVDEVHMLSTAAFNALLKTLEEPPSYVVFVLATTEPHKVPVTIRSRCQHIPFHSIGTRQICDRLLKVVEWEGAEAQPEALWEIARQADGALRDALSMLEQVVCRGEGCVRLEDVEATLGGGSRPALERWFSGLRRHEGASFTEMERMMAEGASPQRILEELFALVRNLWLVARWPDLLASLDVSEQEREFLRAESPQWTEAVLRALMSRLVELIGQSRTGLRSDVLMGLLMLDVSRTLEPAAERGLRPGPLEPSRGKARASSARTPPSESKEELASAEAATPVPVVASERALEPAALREEGGANASALPGADWVPLAQDVCEDLLAVAHGRDFVLYCALLHGEFRESEGRLLLGVPYRYVYEVLALSRNRSLLAELFARYEGGVFLRCGERMTSCSPASREERPGDSASDSGEEAEPPRTPLSEAGEDPSDDGGGSLPFDGLVREVSRWMNGEVVLVKRGLDEAENGTIPDEDKDNE, from the coding sequence GTGGGTGTTTCACTGTATCGTCAATATCGTCCTCAGAGGTTTTCCGAGGTGTCCGGCCAGTCGGCGGCGACGGAGATCCTGACCCGTTCTCTGGCTGGATCTCGAGTCGGCCACGCCTATCTCTTCTCGGGACCCAGGGGCTGCGGCAAGACCACCGTCGCGCGCATATTGGCGAAGGCTTTGAACTGTCTTGCACCCGTGGCCGAGGAGCCGTGCTGCGAGTGCCGAAATTGTCAGGCGATCTCGGCGGGCGAGAGCCTGGATGTGGTGGAGATCGATGGAGCGTCGAACAACAGCGTCGACGAGGTCAGGGAGCTCAAGACTCACGTGGCCCTGGCCCCTTTTTCCTCGAAGTACAAGGTCTACATCGTAGACGAGGTTCATATGCTGTCCACAGCGGCCTTCAACGCCCTGCTCAAGACACTGGAAGAGCCGCCCTCCTATGTGGTGTTCGTCCTCGCGACCACGGAACCCCATAAGGTGCCTGTAACAATCCGCTCGCGCTGTCAGCATATCCCGTTTCACAGCATCGGCACCCGCCAGATTTGCGATCGTCTCCTGAAGGTCGTGGAGTGGGAGGGGGCGGAGGCTCAGCCCGAGGCTCTGTGGGAGATCGCCCGCCAGGCCGATGGGGCCCTCCGGGATGCGCTCTCCATGCTGGAGCAGGTGGTCTGCAGGGGGGAGGGATGCGTCCGCCTGGAGGATGTCGAGGCGACCCTGGGCGGGGGAAGTCGTCCCGCTCTGGAGCGCTGGTTTTCGGGCCTCCGCAGGCACGAAGGGGCCTCCTTCACGGAGATGGAGCGGATGATGGCCGAGGGGGCGTCGCCCCAGCGGATTTTGGAGGAACTCTTTGCCCTGGTGCGGAACCTGTGGCTTGTTGCCCGCTGGCCGGACCTTCTTGCTTCCCTGGACGTCTCGGAGCAGGAACGGGAATTCCTGAGGGCGGAATCCCCCCAGTGGACGGAAGCGGTCCTCAGGGCGCTGATGTCCCGTCTGGTGGAGCTGATCGGGCAGTCACGCACGGGGCTGCGCTCCGACGTTCTCATGGGGCTTTTGATGTTGGACGTCTCCCGGACGCTTGAGCCCGCTGCGGAAAGGGGCCTCCGTCCCGGCCCTCTCGAGCCGTCTCGGGGGAAAGCGAGGGCATCTTCGGCCCGCACCCCGCCGAGCGAGTCCAAAGAGGAGTTGGCGTCGGCGGAGGCGGCAACTCCGGTCCCCGTTGTCGCGTCGGAGCGCGCTCTGGAGCCTGCGGCGCTTCGTGAGGAGGGGGGGGCGAACGCCTCGGCCCTGCCCGGAGCGGACTGGGTGCCCTTGGCGCAGGATGTCTGCGAGGATCTGCTGGCCGTCGCGCACGGCAGGGACTTCGTCCTGTACTGCGCGCTTTTGCATGGGGAGTTCCGGGAGTCGGAGGGGCGTTTGCTGCTGGGCGTTCCGTACCGCTACGTCTATGAGGTGCTCGCCCTGAGCCGTAATCGTTCGCTCCTTGCGGAACTTTTTGCCCGCTACGAGGGAGGCGTTTTTCTGCGCTGCGGGGAGCGCATGACCTCCTGCTCTCCGGCCTCCCGGGAGGAAAGGCCGGGCGATTCGGCCTCCGATTCCGGGGAGGAGGCCGAGCCCCCTCGAACCCCGCTCTCCGAGGCCGGGGAGGACCCTTCCGACGACGGGGGCGGATCCCTTCCCTTCGACGGACTGGTGCGGGAGGTATCCCGCTGGATGAACGGCGAGGTCGTCCTGGTGAAACGCGGGCTCGACGAGGCGGAGAACGGGACGATCCCTGACGAGGACAAGGACAACGAATGA
- a CDS encoding AEC family transporter has protein sequence MQAVLIVLPIFLIIALGWFLRQRKFFTPQTLKENNALLYAFAMPAILLRGILGAQTRIPNPWSFALAACTPYLVTVLSVWLLARRGEPPKRFATLSLTSIRGNHFFAGLPILGLALGEPGVAAGSMLLAFSLAFMQFLSIGSGQLALFGELSFDSLKKTGRQLLRNPLFMTCILALFLVLLDLSRLPQWLDMSLKMVADIGTGLALLMLGAKIELRNAGRTLVSTWKLLLFKMVVHPIVTYTVLTFFGLPPIFIQAGTLLAAMPEAVNTTIIAQEMGMDSDFCALGTTASVLLSMVSLPLWLHLLGAVQ, from the coding sequence ATGCAAGCCGTTTTGATCGTCCTTCCCATTTTTCTGATCATCGCCCTTGGATGGTTTCTGCGCCAAAGGAAATTTTTCACCCCTCAGACCCTGAAGGAGAACAACGCCCTCCTCTACGCCTTCGCCATGCCCGCCATCCTGCTCCGAGGCATTCTGGGGGCCCAGACCCGGATTCCGAACCCCTGGTCCTTCGCCCTGGCGGCCTGTACCCCCTACCTCGTCACCGTCCTCTCCGTCTGGCTCCTGGCCCGCCGAGGAGAGCCCCCCAAACGTTTCGCAACCCTTTCCCTGACGTCCATCCGAGGCAACCATTTCTTTGCCGGCCTGCCCATACTGGGGCTTGCCCTGGGAGAGCCCGGCGTTGCCGCGGGCTCCATGCTTCTTGCCTTTTCCCTGGCCTTCATGCAGTTTCTGTCGATCGGCAGCGGACAGCTGGCCCTCTTCGGCGAACTCTCGTTCGACAGCCTCAAAAAAACGGGGCGCCAACTGCTGAGGAACCCTCTTTTCATGACCTGCATCCTGGCTCTGTTCCTCGTCCTGCTGGACCTGAGCCGCCTGCCTCAATGGCTGGACATGTCCCTCAAAATGGTCGCGGATATCGGAACGGGGCTGGCCCTCCTGATGCTCGGGGCAAAAATCGAGTTGAGGAACGCCGGCCGTACCCTTGTCTCGACCTGGAAGCTTCTGCTGTTCAAAATGGTCGTCCATCCCATCGTCACCTATACGGTGCTGACCTTCTTCGGGCTTCCTCCGATCTTTATTCAGGCCGGAACGCTGCTGGCCGCAATGCCCGAGGCCGTCAACACCACCATCATTGCCCAGGAAATGGGCATGGACAGCGACTTCTGTGCGCTGGGCACGACGGCCTCCGTGCTGCTCTCCATGGTCTCTTTACCCCTGTGGCTTCACCTGCTGGGCGCAGTGCAATAA
- a CDS encoding MogA/MoaB family molybdenum cofactor biosynthesis protein translates to MFTAAVLTVSDRGARGERQDASGPRIEAILKGCGYEVVHREVVPDETEMVEEALVRLCDERDVALLVTTGGTGFSPRDVTPEATERVCERMAPGIPEAMRAASMKITPRGMLSRGVAGIRGRTLIVNLPGSPKAAAENLEAVAQTLGHGLEMLRGGPADCGAHSGEGCTRQP, encoded by the coding sequence GTGTTTACGGCTGCGGTGCTTACGGTGAGCGACCGCGGGGCGCGCGGTGAACGGCAGGACGCGAGCGGCCCGCGGATCGAGGCGATTCTGAAGGGGTGCGGTTACGAGGTCGTCCACAGGGAGGTCGTCCCCGACGAGACGGAGATGGTTGAAGAAGCGCTCGTCCGTCTCTGTGACGAACGGGATGTCGCCCTGCTTGTCACGACCGGCGGGACGGGATTCTCCCCGCGCGACGTGACGCCCGAGGCCACGGAACGGGTCTGTGAGCGGATGGCGCCGGGGATTCCTGAGGCCATGCGTGCGGCCAGCATGAAAATAACGCCGAGGGGCATGCTCTCGCGCGGTGTGGCGGGGATCCGGGGCCGGACCCTGATCGTGAATCTCCCCGGCAGCCCCAAGGCTGCCGCGGAGAACCTGGAGGCCGTCGCTCAAACCCTCGGGCACGGGCTGGAGATGCTTCGGGGCGGTCCCGCCGACTGCGGTGCGCATTCAGGGGAAGGCTGCACACGCCAACCTTGA
- a CDS encoding alpha-amylase family glycosyl hydrolase, whose translation MAKQKKNRSGMGAVPYEGGTAFRVWAPHAEQVWVMGDFNGWSRTKDALKTENNGYWYLDVPGARPGQEYKYLIKNGDRELERIDPYARQVTNSVGNGVIYDHQHFDWQGDDFTPPAHNALVIYEMHIGSFFADEEGKPGDFDSVLLKFEHLVKLGVNAVQVMPIAEFAGDYSWGYNPAHIFAAESAYGGPDGFKRFVREAHKRGIAVILDVVYNHFGPSDLDLWQFDGWQENDKGGIYFYNDHRSQTPWGDTRPDYGRGEVRQFIHDNALMWLEDYRVDGLRYDMTLYIRSVHGDGGEEIPEGWGLMQYINRTVRDRFPGRILIAEDLNDNSAVTADTEHGGAGFHTQWDAQFVHPVRAMVIAAEDAQRSMEAVGRAVAFRYGEDAFNRVIYSESHDEVANGKARVPQEINPEDPTGWYAQKRSTLAAGLVFTAPGIPMIFQGQEFLQGEWFRDDVPLDWDLKEEFHGLVRLYRDLILLRLNRREHTRGLCGQHIHITHLNEAENVIAFQRWDEHGAGDDVMVVVNCSGAAKEDYLLGFPEKGVWKLRLNTDAGIYSDDFSNCASRDVEALEGERDGLPVQAPVTIGPYSVLIYSQDRQ comes from the coding sequence ATGGCAAAACAAAAGAAAAACAGAAGCGGTATGGGCGCTGTTCCCTATGAGGGCGGGACCGCGTTTCGCGTCTGGGCGCCTCATGCGGAACAAGTTTGGGTCATGGGGGATTTCAACGGCTGGTCCAGGACAAAGGATGCCTTGAAAACGGAGAACAACGGATATTGGTATCTGGACGTGCCGGGGGCCCGCCCCGGGCAGGAGTACAAATACCTGATCAAAAACGGCGATAGGGAACTGGAACGTATCGACCCCTATGCCCGTCAAGTCACCAATTCGGTCGGCAACGGAGTCATTTACGACCACCAGCACTTTGACTGGCAGGGCGACGATTTTACCCCGCCGGCGCACAACGCACTTGTCATCTACGAAATGCACATAGGTTCCTTTTTCGCGGATGAGGAGGGAAAACCGGGGGATTTCGACAGCGTGCTCCTCAAGTTCGAACATCTGGTCAAGCTTGGGGTGAATGCGGTCCAGGTGATGCCGATAGCCGAATTCGCCGGGGACTATTCCTGGGGCTACAACCCGGCCCACATCTTTGCGGCGGAGAGCGCCTATGGTGGTCCGGACGGGTTCAAACGCTTTGTGCGCGAAGCCCACAAGCGGGGCATCGCCGTCATTCTGGATGTGGTCTACAATCACTTTGGACCGAGCGACCTGGATCTCTGGCAGTTCGATGGCTGGCAGGAGAACGACAAGGGGGGCATCTATTTCTACAACGACCATCGGTCGCAGACCCCATGGGGCGACACGCGCCCGGACTACGGCCGTGGCGAAGTCCGGCAGTTCATCCACGACAATGCCCTGATGTGGCTTGAGGACTACCGCGTGGACGGCTTGCGCTACGATATGACCCTCTATATCCGCAGCGTCCATGGTGACGGGGGGGAGGAAATTCCCGAGGGCTGGGGCCTGATGCAATACATCAACCGCACGGTTCGGGATCGTTTCCCCGGGCGGATTCTCATCGCGGAGGACCTGAACGACAACAGTGCGGTCACCGCCGATACGGAGCATGGAGGTGCGGGGTTCCACACCCAGTGGGATGCCCAATTTGTGCATCCCGTCCGCGCCATGGTCATTGCGGCGGAGGACGCACAGCGCTCCATGGAGGCGGTCGGCAGGGCCGTCGCATTTCGCTATGGGGAGGATGCCTTCAATCGGGTGATCTACAGCGAGTCTCACGACGAGGTTGCCAACGGCAAGGCCCGCGTCCCGCAGGAGATCAATCCCGAGGACCCCACGGGCTGGTATGCGCAGAAACGTTCCACCCTGGCCGCCGGACTGGTCTTTACTGCGCCGGGCATCCCCATGATCTTTCAGGGGCAGGAATTCCTCCAGGGGGAGTGGTTTCGCGACGACGTCCCTCTGGATTGGGACTTGAAGGAGGAGTTTCACGGACTGGTCCGGCTTTATCGCGACTTGATCCTGCTCCGTCTCAATCGCCGGGAACACACGCGAGGGCTTTGCGGCCAGCATATACACATCACCCATCTCAACGAGGCGGAGAACGTTATCGCGTTCCAGCGGTGGGACGAGCATGGGGCGGGGGATGACGTCATGGTCGTGGTGAATTGCAGCGGCGCGGCCAAGGAAGACTACCTCCTCGGCTTCCCCGAGAAGGGCGTCTGGAAACTGCGCCTGAACACGGATGCCGGCATCTACAGCGACGATTTTTCCAATTGCGCCAGCCGGGACGTCGAGGCCCTGGAGGGGGAGCGCGACGGTTTGCCGGTACAGGCTCCGGTGACGATAGGCCCCTATTCCGTACTTATTTACAGCCAGGACAGGCAATAG
- the rd gene encoding rubredoxin — translation MKKYVCTVCGYVYDPETGDPDSGIAPGTAFEDIPDDWVCPVCAVTKDMFEPE, via the coding sequence GTGAAGAAATATGTCTGTACCGTCTGCGGGTACGTTTACGACCCCGAAACGGGCGACCCGGATTCTGGAATTGCTCCGGGTACCGCGTTCGAGGATATTCCGGACGATTGGGTTTGCCCGGTCTGCGCCGTGACGAAGGACATGTTCGAGCCGGAGTAG
- a CDS encoding sulfate/molybdate ABC transporter ATP-binding protein, translated as MTLSVSIKKHYGKFRLNACFEADSEALALLGASGCGKSLTLRCIAGIERPDEGRIVLDGRVLFDSRARIDLPPQKRRVGYLFQQYALFPNMTALQNIAIGARVPEGRKRRDIAMEFVERLRLKGLEHKRPSQLSGGQQQRVALARILASEPQAILLDEPFSALDSYLKWQLELELADTLSGFSGTLLWVSHDRAEVLRNCDRVCVMENGEIDPPVSVAEFLDGPRTLRAAQLSGCKNFAPAEMTGDPSVLRVPDWGATLRCAGPVGEETRFIGVHAHRLRPAEAEDRNRVVCRVVRTSADLNRTTLVLLPEEGREDAPPLRMETPGRGHPLPKVGERLVVSVRPEDVLPLR; from the coding sequence ATGACCCTGTCCGTGTCCATAAAGAAGCATTACGGGAAATTTCGTCTGAACGCCTGCTTCGAGGCGGATAGCGAGGCGCTGGCGCTGCTCGGCGCGTCGGGGTGCGGCAAGAGCCTGACGCTGCGGTGTATTGCGGGCATTGAACGTCCGGACGAGGGCCGCATCGTCCTGGACGGCCGGGTGCTGTTCGACAGCCGGGCGCGGATCGACCTGCCCCCGCAGAAACGCAGGGTGGGCTATCTGTTCCAGCAGTATGCCCTCTTTCCCAACATGACCGCATTGCAGAACATCGCCATCGGTGCCCGCGTTCCCGAGGGGAGAAAACGCCGGGATATCGCGATGGAATTCGTCGAGAGGCTCCGGCTCAAGGGGCTGGAGCACAAACGCCCCTCCCAGCTCTCGGGAGGACAGCAGCAGCGCGTGGCCCTGGCGCGCATCCTGGCCTCGGAACCCCAGGCGATCCTTTTGGACGAGCCCTTTTCGGCGCTCGACAGCTACCTGAAATGGCAGCTGGAGCTGGAGCTCGCCGACACGCTCTCGGGCTTTTCCGGGACACTGCTGTGGGTCTCGCACGACCGTGCGGAGGTACTCCGCAACTGCGACAGGGTCTGCGTGATGGAGAACGGGGAGATCGATCCCCCCGTCTCCGTGGCGGAGTTCCTGGACGGGCCCCGGACGCTGCGGGCGGCGCAGTTGTCCGGCTGCAAGAACTTCGCCCCTGCGGAGATGACGGGCGATCCCTCGGTGCTCCGCGTTCCCGACTGGGGAGCCACCCTGCGGTGTGCCGGTCCCGTCGGGGAGGAAACGCGGTTTATCGGCGTTCACGCGCACCGGCTGCGGCCGGCGGAGGCGGAGGACCGCAACCGCGTGGTCTGCCGCGTGGTGCGGACATCCGCGGATCTGAACCGCACGACGCTGGTCCTCCTGCCCGAGGAGGGGAGGGAGGATGCCCCACCACTGCGGATGGAGACGCCCGGGAGAGGACACCCCCTGCCGAAGGTCGGCGAGAGGCTTGTGGTGTCGGTTCGCCCGGAGGACGTGTTGCCGCTCCGTTAG